One segment of Methanoculleus taiwanensis DNA contains the following:
- a CDS encoding TATA-box-binding protein, with product MDEKGYESLKIENIVASGVIAGSIDLATVSEKIKNCELNTKRFPGAVYRIENPKIASLIFSSGKVVLTGIRNKEDLHTGLNIIIESLKEAGVDAFDEPQVAITNIVCSYDMGKYINLNKVVITLNLENIEYEPEQFPGLVYRIENPKIVALLFSSGKIILTGGKNMDDIKQGLDFLEQRLESIL from the coding sequence ATGGATGAAAAGGGATACGAGTCACTGAAAATCGAGAACATCGTAGCCTCCGGTGTTATTGCTGGCTCAATAGACCTCGCGACCGTTTCCGAAAAAATAAAAAACTGCGAGCTGAACACCAAGAGGTTCCCGGGCGCCGTCTACCGGATCGAGAATCCCAAGATAGCATCCCTGATCTTCTCATCCGGCAAAGTCGTGCTCACCGGTATTCGGAACAAGGAAGACCTGCACACGGGACTCAATATCATCATCGAATCTCTGAAGGAGGCCGGCGTCGACGCCTTCGACGAGCCGCAGGTCGCGATCACGAATATCGTCTGCTCGTACGATATGGGGAAGTACATCAACCTCAATAAAGTCGTCATCACCTTAAACCTCGAGAATATCGAGTATGAACCCGAACAGTTCCCGGGACTCGTATACCGCATCGAAAACCCGAAGATCGTGGCCCTCCTCTTCAGCTCCGGCAAGATCATCCTGACCGGCGGAAAGAATATGGACGATATCAAGCAGGGACTCGACTTCCTCGAGCAGCGCCTCGAGAGTATCCTCTAA
- a CDS encoding replication factor C small subunit, which yields MEGNHTIWIEKYRPRKLDDIVGQKEIVVRLQSYVKSGSLPHLLFTGSAGVGKTTAAVALAREFFGEAWHMNFREMNASDERGIDVVRNQIKQFARTSPLAGATFKILFLDEADALTTDAQAALRRTMETYAHTCRFILSCNYSSKIIDPIQSRCAIYRFRPLDRDAVVEEVQRIAAAEGLTVTEGGLDAVVYVAQGDMRKAINALQGAAIVSPTIDESMIYAITSTARPEEINELLDLAVAGDFDGAERSLEDLVRGRGIAPNELINQCYRTLIKRDMNRTLKVEMIDALGETDFRLSEGASSEIQLEAMVARFVLSAQKYT from the coding sequence ATGGAAGGGAACCACACGATCTGGATTGAGAAGTACAGGCCGCGGAAACTCGACGACATCGTGGGGCAGAAAGAGATCGTAGTCCGCCTTCAATCGTATGTGAAGAGCGGCAGCCTTCCGCACCTTCTCTTCACCGGGAGCGCAGGTGTCGGGAAGACCACGGCGGCGGTGGCTCTCGCACGTGAGTTCTTCGGCGAGGCCTGGCATATGAACTTCCGGGAGATGAACGCTTCGGACGAGCGCGGGATCGACGTCGTCCGGAACCAGATAAAGCAGTTCGCCCGCACCTCCCCGCTCGCCGGCGCCACGTTCAAGATCCTCTTCCTCGACGAGGCGGACGCACTGACGACCGACGCGCAGGCGGCCCTGCGGCGGACGATGGAGACGTATGCGCACACCTGCCGGTTCATCCTCTCCTGCAACTACTCCTCGAAGATCATCGACCCGATCCAGAGCCGGTGCGCCATCTACCGGTTCAGGCCGCTCGACCGCGACGCGGTCGTCGAGGAGGTGCAGCGGATCGCGGCGGCAGAAGGGCTCACCGTCACCGAGGGCGGGCTTGACGCCGTCGTCTACGTCGCGCAGGGAGATATGCGAAAGGCGATCAACGCACTCCAGGGGGCGGCTATCGTCTCTCCCACAATCGATGAAAGCATGATCTACGCGATCACCTCGACGGCACGCCCCGAAGAGATCAACGAACTCCTCGACCTCGCCGTCGCGGGAGACTTCGACGGGGCGGAGCGGTCGCTTGAGGATCTCGTCCGCGGCCGCGGCATCGCACCGAACGAGCTCATCAACCAGTGTTACCGCACGCTGATCAAGCGCGATATGAACAGAACGCTCAAAGTCGAGATGATCGACGCTCTTGGAGAGACCGATTTCCGCCTGAGCGAAGGGGCAAGCAGCGAGATCCAGCTGGAGGCGATGGTCGCCCGGTTTGTCCTCTCCGCACAGAAGTATACATGA
- a CDS encoding DEAD/DEAH box helicase, with product MEPISEPRPRSVPTTALDLLDEKIREVVERRGFSSLSEAQEQAIPLLLDNHNLVLIAPTGTGKTESAMLPVFSRLLSTVGEGFKAIYVTPLRSLNRDILSRMEWWCRELGLSVGVRHGDTPQNERRKQALSPPDLLITTPETLQALFMGSRLKKHLKNVRYVIVDEVHELADSKRGAQLSVALERIAAHAGEFQRIGLSATVGNPAAIGRFLVGARPFSLVEVPVASHLDISVRFIGDDFSAQARSVGKCLDRLGSTLVFVNTRVTAEALGHHLFTRGDVEVHHGSLSKDVRVDAEDRFRRGAIRTLISTSSMELGIDIGHIEHVLQFGSPRQVSRLVQRVGRAGHRLDTISHGTVLATGFDDLLESLVIARRARANECEDIRPPVNAADVMANQVAAIAVEYGEIELARVEQILAGSGCFENCSELLESVCTQMAEHRLIRRDGTRIIRTARARRYLTENLSMIHDERKVEIFDIVSRRTVGTLDESFVIGWVHTGAVFITKGQLWRVLDMESGKISVEPATKAKGEVPSWEGEQIPVPYPVADEVGALRRTREFLRYAADPHAVRYAAGFLARVDGGHFPVPSDTLVTLENTTEGVVCNICGGHKANEALARALSVLISARYGTSVGIEVGAYRILLRLPSGVRALEVQEMLAGLDPAHVGGVLKLALKRTALFKWKLVQVAKKFGAIDADADYERISIHRLIDLFDDTVVAAEAYRELFSDYMDVDAAAAILAAIHDGRIAVTIGALSPLGSEGLSSSRDMIAPLSVDQAVIGTLMRRLEKEDVILFCMNCRKWKSKTTVERVPDRPQCPLCNARLVAALKPWDEPMIAAAKKQKKTEEERALEVRLLRNANIVLSSGKKAVVALAAKGVGPEVASRILATLAEGDSFYREILKAERNYVKTHRYW from the coding sequence ATGGAACCTATCTCGGAACCCCGGCCTCGCTCAGTCCCGACGACGGCGCTTGACCTGCTCGATGAGAAGATCCGGGAAGTCGTCGAGCGGCGCGGCTTTTCCAGCCTCTCCGAGGCGCAGGAGCAGGCGATCCCGCTCCTCCTCGACAATCATAACCTCGTCCTGATAGCCCCGACCGGAACCGGGAAGACCGAGAGCGCGATGCTGCCGGTCTTCAGCCGACTGCTCTCGACCGTCGGCGAGGGGTTCAAGGCGATCTACGTAACGCCGCTCCGCTCCCTCAATCGCGATATCTTATCAAGGATGGAGTGGTGGTGCAGAGAGCTCGGGCTCTCGGTCGGCGTGCGGCACGGGGACACGCCGCAGAACGAACGGCGGAAGCAGGCGCTCTCGCCGCCCGATCTCCTGATCACGACGCCGGAGACCCTCCAGGCGCTCTTCATGGGCTCGCGGCTCAAAAAGCACCTCAAAAACGTCCGCTACGTCATTGTCGACGAAGTCCACGAACTTGCGGACAGCAAGCGCGGAGCCCAGCTCTCGGTGGCGCTCGAACGCATCGCCGCCCACGCCGGTGAGTTCCAGCGGATCGGCCTCTCCGCGACCGTCGGGAACCCCGCCGCGATCGGCCGGTTCCTCGTCGGCGCCCGGCCGTTCTCGCTCGTCGAGGTGCCGGTCGCCTCGCACCTCGATATCTCCGTCCGGTTCATCGGCGACGACTTCTCGGCGCAGGCGCGGTCGGTAGGAAAGTGCCTCGACCGGCTCGGTTCGACCCTGGTCTTCGTCAACACACGGGTGACCGCCGAGGCGCTCGGCCACCACCTCTTCACCCGGGGCGACGTCGAGGTGCACCACGGTTCGCTCTCGAAGGACGTCCGGGTCGATGCCGAGGACCGGTTCCGCCGCGGCGCCATCCGCACGCTCATCAGCACCTCGTCGATGGAGCTCGGGATCGATATCGGGCATATCGAGCATGTCCTCCAGTTCGGCTCGCCGCGGCAGGTTTCACGACTCGTCCAGCGGGTCGGCCGGGCGGGGCACCGTCTCGATACGATCTCGCACGGCACCGTCCTCGCGACGGGGTTTGACGACCTGCTCGAGTCGCTGGTCATCGCCCGCCGCGCCCGGGCGAACGAGTGCGAGGATATCCGCCCGCCGGTGAACGCCGCCGACGTCATGGCGAATCAGGTGGCGGCGATCGCGGTCGAGTACGGCGAGATCGAGCTTGCCCGGGTGGAGCAGATCCTCGCCGGGTCGGGCTGCTTTGAGAACTGCAGCGAGCTCTTAGAATCGGTCTGCACCCAGATGGCCGAACACCGGCTGATACGGCGGGACGGCACCCGGATTATCAGGACGGCGCGGGCACGCCGCTACCTCACCGAGAACCTCTCGATGATCCATGACGAGCGGAAGGTCGAGATCTTCGATATCGTCTCCCGCCGGACAGTCGGGACGCTTGATGAGTCGTTCGTGATCGGGTGGGTGCATACCGGCGCCGTCTTCATCACGAAAGGCCAGCTCTGGCGGGTGCTCGATATGGAGAGCGGCAAGATCTCGGTCGAGCCGGCGACGAAGGCGAAAGGCGAGGTTCCGTCCTGGGAAGGCGAGCAGATCCCGGTTCCCTACCCCGTGGCAGACGAAGTCGGGGCTCTCCGGAGAACCCGGGAGTTCCTCCGGTACGCCGCCGATCCGCATGCCGTCCGGTACGCCGCCGGTTTCCTCGCCCGGGTGGACGGCGGGCACTTCCCGGTGCCGTCCGATACCCTCGTCACCCTCGAGAATACGACGGAGGGCGTGGTCTGCAACATCTGCGGCGGGCACAAAGCGAACGAGGCTCTTGCCCGCGCTCTTTCCGTCCTGATCTCGGCCCGGTACGGGACGAGCGTCGGGATCGAGGTCGGCGCCTACCGGATCCTGCTCCGACTCCCGTCGGGCGTCCGTGCGCTTGAGGTGCAGGAGATGCTTGCCGGGCTCGATCCGGCACACGTCGGCGGCGTCCTGAAGCTCGCGCTGAAGCGGACGGCGCTCTTTAAATGGAAGCTCGTGCAGGTCGCGAAGAAGTTCGGCGCCATCGACGCCGATGCCGACTACGAGCGGATCAGCATCCACCGGCTCATCGACCTCTTCGACGATACGGTCGTCGCAGCGGAGGCCTACCGGGAGCTCTTCAGCGACTACATGGACGTTGACGCGGCGGCGGCTATCCTTGCCGCGATTCACGACGGCAGGATCGCGGTTACAATCGGGGCACTCAGCCCCCTCGGGAGCGAGGGGCTCTCGTCTTCACGCGATATGATCGCTCCCCTCTCGGTCGACCAGGCGGTGATCGGCACCCTGATGCGCCGCCTCGAGAAAGAGGACGTCATCCTCTTCTGCATGAACTGCCGGAAGTGGAAGAGCAAAACGACGGTCGAGCGGGTGCCGGATAGACCGCAGTGCCCGCTCTGCAACGCCCGGCTGGTAGCGGCCTTAAAGCCCTGGGACGAGCCGATGATCGCCGCCGCAAAGAAGCAGAAGAAGACCGAGGAAGAGCGAGCTCTCGAGGTGCGACTGCTCCGGAACGCGAATATCGTGCTCTCGAGCGGGAAGAAGGCGGTCGTGGCTCTCGCGGCGAAAGGCGTCGGGCCGGAGGTCGCCTCGCGCATCCTCGCGACGCTCGCCGAAGGAGACTCCTTTTACCGGGAGATCCTGAAGGCCGAGCGGAACTATGTCAAAACACACCGTTACTGGTGA
- a CDS encoding metallophosphoesterase has protein sequence MHLHFIESGPALLVEDTRRVLVVADLHIGIESGLARHGVHVSSRSSRRVERVLSCIRETDPDLLLLLGDVKHNVPVTSRQEFAELPGLLDRFRKVVPLQVVPGNHDGGIDRFLEPGELLPADGAVIDGVGYLHGHTRPAADLFGRLIVLGHLHPVVSLRDEVGCCARARPAFCYAGLDEECLLGKEWCPERDATRLLFVPAFNEFSGGIDILRIRGSGLGPLSRCMNETTAEVYLADGTYLGTPASLSPDDGA, from the coding sequence ATGCACCTCCACTTCATAGAATCAGGCCCCGCCCTCCTCGTCGAGGATACCCGCCGCGTCCTCGTGGTCGCCGATCTCCACATCGGGATCGAGTCAGGCCTCGCACGCCACGGGGTGCACGTCTCGAGCCGGAGCAGCAGGAGGGTCGAGCGGGTGCTCTCCTGCATCCGCGAGACCGATCCCGACCTTCTCCTCCTCCTCGGGGACGTCAAGCACAACGTGCCCGTTACGAGCAGGCAGGAGTTCGCCGAACTTCCGGGTCTGCTCGACCGCTTCCGGAAGGTCGTGCCTCTCCAGGTCGTGCCGGGGAACCACGACGGCGGGATCGACCGGTTCCTCGAGCCGGGAGAACTCCTCCCTGCGGACGGAGCGGTCATCGACGGCGTCGGCTACCTCCACGGGCATACACGGCCGGCCGCCGACCTTTTCGGCCGCCTGATCGTCCTCGGGCACCTCCACCCGGTCGTCTCGCTCCGGGACGAGGTCGGGTGCTGTGCCCGTGCACGGCCTGCGTTTTGCTATGCCGGGCTCGATGAGGAGTGCCTGCTCGGAAAGGAGTGGTGCCCGGAGCGGGATGCAACACGGCTGCTCTTCGTCCCCGCGTTCAACGAGTTCTCGGGCGGGATCGATATTCTCAGAATCAGGGGAAGCGGCCTCGGGCCGCTTTCCCGGTGCATGAACGAAACAACCGCAGAGGTATACCTGGCAGATGGAACCTATCTCGGAACCCCGGCCTCGCTCAGTCCCGACGACGGCGCTTGA
- a CDS encoding minichromosome maintenance protein MCM, producing MPEELEVEVTDVVSEWTKFLKKQYKRELAELAREYPHKRSLYIDYRKILNNKLAFELLRVPGKVISDIKDAIIQNRLIKLKDGREPSEINIRFNNLPQKVNARDIRADQINTFVSIEGILRKTTEVRPRLVDAVFRCKACGKNTDPLPQNYSRFEEPEFCPHCERKTRMDLVLNRCRFVDAQKLRIQESPEGLRGGEQPQTLDIDATDDLTGMVAPGDRVVVNGILRSIQRINYGQKSTLFDIYVECNSIEVAEKEFEEVEISEEDEESIRSLARDGSIYKKIARSIAPTIYGTDDVKEAIALQLFGGIAKEMPDGSRLRGDIHLLLVGDPGIAKSQILRYVVKLSPRGIYTSGKSSTSAGLTATAVKDEFGDGRWTLEAGALVLADMGVAAVDEMDKMAKEDRSALHEAMEQQSISVAKAGITATLKSRCALLGAANPKLGRFDQFVPIAEQINMPPSLLSRFDLIFVMADQPEAQRDGAIANHIVKTHAVGELIKQHAYNPIPDVDEAYIQRALAPVIPDIDPVLLRKYIAFSKRTCFPILSEGAKDALIQYYMKLRNLASGNKPVPVTARQLEALVRLAEASARMRLSNTVDTTDTDRVLRIVDTCLRQVAYDAESGSFDIDKLVTGVSKSQRDIIRTVKEVIRSAAGDGGMARTEDVFDTLVKQGFAREKIEAAIEQLRRGGEVLEPRHGFVKVIG from the coding sequence GTGCCCGAAGAACTGGAAGTAGAAGTCACCGACGTCGTCAGCGAGTGGACGAAGTTTTTGAAGAAGCAGTACAAGCGGGAGCTTGCGGAACTCGCCCGCGAGTACCCGCACAAGCGGTCGCTCTATATCGATTACCGCAAGATCCTGAATAACAAGCTCGCGTTCGAGCTTCTCCGGGTTCCCGGCAAGGTCATCTCGGATATCAAGGACGCCATCATCCAGAACCGGCTCATCAAGCTGAAAGACGGGCGGGAACCGTCGGAGATTAACATCCGGTTCAACAATCTCCCCCAGAAGGTGAACGCCCGCGATATCCGGGCAGACCAGATCAACACCTTCGTCAGTATCGAGGGGATCCTCCGGAAGACCACCGAGGTCCGGCCGCGGCTCGTGGATGCGGTCTTCCGGTGCAAAGCCTGTGGGAAGAACACCGACCCGCTCCCGCAGAACTACTCCAGGTTCGAAGAGCCGGAGTTCTGCCCGCACTGCGAGCGCAAGACCAGGATGGATCTCGTCCTGAACCGGTGCCGGTTCGTGGACGCCCAGAAACTCCGTATCCAGGAGTCGCCGGAGGGGCTTCGCGGCGGCGAGCAGCCGCAGACGCTCGATATCGACGCCACCGACGATCTGACCGGGATGGTCGCCCCCGGCGACCGCGTCGTGGTCAACGGTATCCTCCGCTCGATCCAGCGGATCAACTACGGGCAGAAGAGCACGCTCTTTGACATCTACGTCGAGTGCAACTCGATCGAGGTGGCGGAGAAAGAGTTCGAGGAGGTCGAGATCTCCGAAGAGGACGAAGAGTCGATCCGGTCGCTCGCCCGCGACGGTTCGATCTACAAGAAGATCGCCCGCTCGATCGCCCCGACGATCTACGGAACCGACGATGTGAAGGAGGCGATCGCGCTCCAGCTCTTCGGCGGGATCGCAAAGGAGATGCCGGACGGCTCCCGTCTCCGCGGCGATATCCACCTGCTGCTCGTGGGCGACCCGGGTATCGCGAAGTCCCAGATCCTGCGTTACGTGGTCAAGCTCTCGCCCCGCGGGATCTACACGAGCGGCAAGTCCTCGACGTCCGCCGGTCTCACGGCAACCGCCGTAAAGGACGAGTTCGGCGACGGCCGCTGGACGCTCGAGGCAGGAGCACTCGTCCTCGCCGATATGGGTGTCGCAGCCGTCGACGAGATGGACAAGATGGCGAAGGAGGACCGGAGCGCTCTGCACGAGGCGATGGAGCAGCAATCTATCAGCGTGGCGAAAGCCGGGATCACGGCGACGCTGAAGTCGCGGTGCGCCCTTCTCGGTGCGGCGAACCCGAAACTCGGCAGGTTCGACCAGTTCGTCCCGATCGCCGAGCAGATCAATATGCCGCCCTCGCTCCTCTCCCGGTTCGACCTCATCTTCGTGATGGCCGATCAGCCCGAAGCCCAGCGGGACGGGGCGATCGCGAACCATATCGTCAAGACGCACGCGGTCGGCGAGCTCATCAAGCAGCACGCCTACAATCCGATCCCCGACGTCGACGAGGCGTACATTCAGCGGGCGCTCGCGCCGGTCATCCCCGATATCGACCCGGTGCTCCTCCGGAAGTATATCGCCTTCTCAAAGCGGACGTGCTTTCCCATTCTCTCGGAAGGCGCGAAGGATGCGCTTATCCAGTACTATATGAAACTCCGAAACCTTGCGAGCGGGAACAAGCCGGTCCCGGTCACCGCCCGGCAGCTCGAGGCGCTCGTCCGTCTCGCCGAGGCGAGCGCCAGGATGCGCCTTTCGAACACCGTCGATACCACCGACACCGACCGGGTGCTGCGGATCGTGGATACGTGCCTCCGGCAGGTGGCCTACGACGCCGAGAGCGGGAGCTTCGATATCGACAAGCTCGTCACGGGCGTCTCGAAGTCGCAGCGCGACATAATCCGGACGGTCAAGGAGGTCATCAGAAGCGCCGCCGGCGACGGCGGCATGGCCCGCACCGAAGATGTCTTCGATACCCTCGTCAAGCAGGGTTTCGCCCGCGAGAAGATCGAGGCCGCAATCGAACAGCTCCGCCGCGGCGGCGAGGTACTCGAGCCCCGGCACGGGTTCGTGAAGGTTATCGGGTAG